Genomic window (Candidatus Methylarchaceae archaeon HK02M2):
TGACAGTATTCAACGCTTCAACACTTACTCTATATAAAATTTCTATCGCTTGTTTTACGGCCCTTTTATTAGCTTTTTCATCCACTATAAATACGAGCTTGTTTTCTCTTTCCATCATATTAAAGGTCTTCTCAGTAACATAAGGGCGCTTGATAATTCTCGATGCGTCTTCAACTCGCAAATCTTCGTGCAACCTCCAATAAAGTTCTATTAAATGATTTTAGAGCCGACTCCGACCATAGAACGAGCCTACCAGGATGGGAGCCAGGTGCTAAATGAAGTACACTTAAATCCATCACCAAGGTAAAATCAACTCCTGGAAGGTTCCTAGCAGCTTTACTTATCCCTTTATCTTCACCTACAACTATCAATGGACCTTTAGCTGTTTTTTTAGTCCTGCCACGCATCCTCGGTTTTCCAGAACGTTTTTTTCTTTTTAAAGCTACACGAGCCAAATCTTCATCCAAGCCCAATTTCTCAAATACGGATT
Coding sequences:
- a CDS encoding 50S ribosomal protein L23; this encodes MRVEDASRIIKRPYVTEKTFNMMERENKLVFIVDEKANKRAVKQAIEILYRVSVEALNTVNTINGKKAYIKLSKENAATDLAAKLGIV